A genomic window from Flavobacterium hankyongi includes:
- a CDS encoding T9SS type A sorting domain-containing protein, translating to MKKVILFCRKNSLCLIDSFQHSTRVFVDYLLCSCCQEIKFKKGWFFSLSFLFLVFCQTSFYGQSNTNNSQWGKNGPASAPASPVNWANGNAQGTNSHFREGESVPTRIELVDLTPNVPASVTFNINIIQGSNVKHAFDFFTGANRIAETVNPLDGLSGYGPRSLFTFPIPNAGNTGGVPAGYYDQTAIKMACQQTNDAGSPEKNSIWIYNGTVTGITYVWGNEEGTSTQQTYCTVTFIPTATKVLLALGCHVAAENSVGCGGWGIGNGASAISGSPYHFHIQQICSPLSNCVVLGSQDQQMASDAVIIPPTCSVSPSSAQVCAGSTATFTATGINGSGGAPYSYSWTGPNGFTATTASITVGVAGIYSVIVRDKNGVPTESPCTANLIVNELPNVVANDAQVCTGLTVQLSATPLGGTWSGANISASGLFNASGLSAGPYNVTYTYTNGNQCTNSDGAVVTVNALSTVVTNDAQVCTGFTVQLSATPPGGTWSGANISASGLFNAAGLSAGLYNVTYTYTDGNQCTNNDGAVVTVNALPVVICPENASAPVLCGVTQSIAQAQANSDFQIWMSQFAGLNPTLNSDYVITPSYTYSAGATPPNVGDAPLILAFNNPTIISTSVTVKWTVINEITGCINDCSATWTLEFGCAVQCIATSTNVLCNGAATGSISVVPTGGALPYNVYLYRLPDLVTPVAQVLNILTDGVPIPFNNLTAGNYVAITTDATTTIENGSACTATINQPSALEANDSHTDVLCNGGSTGSVTLNFSGGTGPYMVNFNGGGFASQVSGAVYSNLAAGNYPWVVRDVNNCTYEGSEAVGQPSALEANDSHTDVLCNGGSTGSVTLNFSGGTGPYMVNFNGGGFASQVSGAVYSNLAAGNYPWVVRDVNNCTYEGSETVGQPSALEASDSHTDVLCNGGSTGSVTLNFSGGTGPYMVNFNGGGFASQVSGAVYSNLAAGNYPWVVRDASNCTYEGSETVGQPSALEASDSHTDVLCNGGSTGSVTLNFSGGTGPYMVNFNGGGFASQASGVVYSNLAAGNYPWIVRDANNCTYEGSEAVDQPSELQVSDSHTDVLCNSGSTGSVTLNFSGGTGPYMINFNGGGFASQVSGVVYSNLAAGNYPWIVRDANNCIYEGSEQVGQPTEVELSLTAEPENCAGTNSGSITATFSGGAGSYTISIDGSPFEPATSPHVFNNLGTGLHTVVLLDRNDCRDSAEIRVSLIVCDGPHCTYTQGYYGAYNGSACTVEGAPTNDYLIMLDAITDVGGTFDFGRVATGNYFRLFASDITGAANIANNKIFIMLPGGGTPRALVGYDYYDNPAGVPSSWRNDGNPLTKSGPKMGAINNNLLSQTMTLFFNIHVDPTLLSFPLEIKFATQDVACGSSVPIPGTYKEFTIPSSVINYFTSHGGATVGNLFNLANDALGGMNIGGLNHSDVNKAVDAINNAFDQCRVRVPLQVTSLPTTFVYNSLVSSDPIFTVYPVPFRDQLTIRYQFDYISKAKIDIYNSTGTLLMSQDDNDAYFNKEVTITPKFSVGEAQLYFVKVTTDRGQSVLKVISEK from the coding sequence ATGAAAAAAGTTATATTATTTTGTCGTAAAAATTCCCTATGTTTAATTGATTCTTTTCAACATTCAACGAGGGTGTTTGTAGATTATCTTTTATGTTCCTGTTGTCAGGAAATTAAATTTAAAAAAGGTTGGTTCTTTTCTTTGTCATTTTTATTCTTAGTTTTTTGTCAGACTTCTTTTTATGGTCAGTCAAATACTAATAATTCTCAATGGGGTAAAAATGGACCAGCTTCGGCACCTGCGAGTCCAGTTAATTGGGCTAACGGGAATGCACAAGGGACAAATTCACATTTTAGAGAAGGAGAGTCAGTCCCTACTCGTATTGAATTGGTAGATTTGACTCCTAATGTCCCAGCTTCTGTAACATTTAATATTAATATTATCCAGGGGAGTAATGTTAAACATGCTTTTGACTTTTTTACAGGAGCCAATCGTATTGCTGAAACTGTTAATCCTTTAGATGGTTTATCTGGTTATGGTCCAAGATCACTTTTCACATTTCCTATACCTAATGCTGGAAATACTGGAGGTGTACCTGCCGGATATTATGATCAAACAGCCATCAAAATGGCTTGCCAACAAACAAATGATGCAGGGTCGCCTGAAAAAAATTCTATTTGGATTTATAATGGAACAGTAACAGGAATAACATATGTTTGGGGAAATGAAGAAGGAACAAGTACTCAACAAACTTACTGTACAGTAACATTTATTCCTACTGCTACAAAAGTTTTGTTGGCATTAGGATGTCATGTGGCTGCCGAAAATTCAGTAGGTTGTGGAGGTTGGGGTATTGGTAATGGAGCTTCTGCAATAAGCGGATCACCCTACCATTTCCATATTCAGCAAATATGTTCTCCACTTAGTAACTGTGTTGTTTTAGGTAGTCAAGATCAACAAATGGCTTCTGATGCCGTTATCATTCCACCAACATGTTCTGTTAGCCCTTCTTCAGCTCAAGTATGTGCTGGTTCAACAGCTACGTTTACGGCAACTGGAATTAATGGATCTGGCGGAGCACCATATAGTTATTCTTGGACAGGTCCTAATGGCTTTACAGCAACAACAGCATCAATTACTGTTGGTGTAGCGGGGATATATTCAGTAATTGTTCGTGATAAAAATGGAGTTCCAACGGAATCTCCTTGTACGGCAAATTTGATAGTGAATGAGTTGCCTAATGTTGTAGCCAATGATGCTCAAGTTTGTACAGGGCTTACAGTTCAGTTATCAGCGACACCTCTTGGTGGAACATGGAGTGGCGCAAATATAAGTGCTTCAGGATTGTTCAATGCTTCAGGTCTTAGCGCAGGTCCATACAATGTTACCTATACCTATACTAATGGCAATCAATGTACAAACAGCGATGGAGCAGTTGTAACAGTAAATGCTTTATCTACTGTTGTGACTAATGATGCCCAAGTTTGTACAGGGTTTACAGTTCAGCTATCGGCAACACCTCCCGGCGGAACATGGAGTGGCGCTAATATAAGTGCTTCAGGATTGTTCAATGCTGCAGGTCTTAGCGCAGGTCTATACAATGTTACCTATACCTATACAGATGGTAATCAATGTACAAATAACGATGGAGCAGTTGTAACAGTAAATGCATTACCAGTAGTAATCTGTCCAGAAAATGCATCAGCTCCAGTACTATGCGGTGTAACACAATCTATAGCTCAAGCACAAGCTAACTCAGATTTCCAAATATGGATGAGTCAATTTGCAGGACTTAATCCTACTTTGAATTCAGATTATGTAATTACTCCTAGTTATACCTATTCAGCTGGAGCCACTCCACCAAATGTAGGCGATGCACCATTAATATTGGCATTTAATAATCCAACAATAATTAGTACATCAGTTACGGTAAAATGGACAGTAATAAATGAAATCACTGGATGTATAAATGATTGTAGTGCTACCTGGACATTAGAGTTTGGTTGTGCTGTACAATGTATTGCTACATCAACTAATGTGTTGTGTAACGGAGCAGCTACAGGATCAATTAGTGTAGTACCAACAGGAGGAGCATTACCGTATAATGTTTATCTATACAGATTACCTGATTTGGTTACACCAGTTGCTCAAGTTTTGAACATATTGACTGATGGAGTGCCAATTCCTTTTAATAATTTAACCGCAGGAAACTATGTGGCAATTACTACTGATGCAACCACTACAATAGAAAACGGCTCAGCTTGTACAGCTACAATAAATCAACCATCCGCTTTAGAAGCTAACGATTCTCATACCGATGTACTTTGTAATGGAGGTTCTACTGGATCAGTTACTTTGAATTTCAGTGGAGGAACAGGTCCTTACATGGTTAATTTTAACGGTGGAGGCTTTGCATCACAAGTTTCAGGAGCTGTTTACAGTAATCTTGCAGCTGGAAATTATCCTTGGGTTGTGAGAGATGTTAATAACTGTACATATGAAGGCAGTGAAGCAGTGGGTCAACCATCCGCTTTAGAAGCTAACGATTCTCATACCGATGTACTTTGTAATGGAGGTTCTACTGGATCAGTTACTTTAAACTTTAGTGGAGGAACAGGTCCTTACATGGTTAATTTTAACGGTGGAGGCTTTGCATCACAAGTTTCAGGAGCTGTTTACAGTAATCTTGCAGCTGGAAATTATCCTTGGGTTGTGAGAGATGTTAATAACTGTACATATGAAGGCAGTGAAACAGTGGGTCAACCATCCGCTTTAGAAGCTAGCGATTCTCATACTGATGTACTTTGTAATGGCGGTTCTACTGGATCAGTTACTTTAAACTTTAGTGGAGGAACAGGACCTTACATGGTTAATTTTAACGGAGGAGGCTTTGCATCACAAGTTTCAGGAGCTGTTTACAGTAATCTTGCAGCTGGAAATTATCCTTGGGTTGTGAGAGATGCTAGTAACTGTACTTATGAGGGCAGTGAAACAGTGGGTCAACCATCCGCTTTAGAAGCTAGCGATTCTCATACTGATGTACTTTGTAATGGCGGTTCTACTGGATCAGTTACTTTAAACTTTAGTGGAGGAACAGGACCTTATATGGTAAATTTTAACGGAGGAGGCTTTGCATCACAAGCATCAGGAGTTGTTTATAGTAATCTTGCAGCCGGAAACTATCCTTGGATTGTGAGAGATGCTAATAACTGTACATATGAAGGTAGTGAAGCAGTGGATCAACCGTCTGAATTACAAGTCAGCGATTCTCATACCGATGTACTTTGTAACAGTGGTTCAACAGGATCAGTTACTTTAAACTTTAGTGGCGGAACAGGTCCTTATATGATAAACTTTAACGGAGGAGGTTTTGCATCACAAGTTTCAGGAGTTGTTTATAGTAATCTTGCAGCCGGAAATTATCCTTGGATTGTAAGAGATGCTAATAATTGTATCTATGAAGGTAGTGAGCAAGTAGGTCAACCAACAGAAGTTGAACTTTCTTTAACTGCTGAACCTGAAAATTGTGCTGGAACTAACAGCGGTAGTATTACTGCTACTTTCTCTGGAGGAGCAGGCAGCTATACAATTAGTATCGACGGAAGTCCTTTTGAGCCAGCCACTTCACCACATGTGTTCAATAATCTTGGTACTGGACTACATACAGTTGTACTGTTAGATCGTAATGATTGTCGAGATAGTGCGGAAATTAGAGTTAGTTTAATAGTTTGTGATGGTCCTCATTGTACTTATACACAAGGATATTATGGTGCTTATAACGGTAGTGCTTGTACTGTAGAAGGAGCTCCAACAAATGATTATCTAATTATGTTGGATGCAATAACCGATGTTGGAGGTACATTTGATTTTGGTAGAGTAGCAACAGGAAATTATTTTAGATTATTCGCTTCTGATATTACTGGAGCTGCTAATATAGCAAATAATAAAATCTTTATAATGTTGCCTGGTGGTGGAACACCAAGAGCATTGGTAGGCTATGATTACTACGATAATCCAGCGGGAGTACCATCTTCATGGAGAAATGATGGTAACCCGCTTACTAAATCAGGTCCAAAAATGGGAGCTATAAATAATAATTTGTTGAGTCAAACAATGACGTTGTTCTTTAATATACATGTTGATCCAACACTTCTTAGCTTTCCATTAGAAATTAAATTTGCTACTCAAGATGTTGCTTGTGGTTCTAGTGTTCCTATTCCGGGGACCTATAAAGAATTCACAATACCATCTTCAGTTATAAATTATTTTACATCACATGGAGGAGCAACAGTTGGTAATTTATTTAACCTAGCGAATGATGCTCTGGGTGGAATGAATATTGGAGGTTTGAATCATTCAGATGTTAATAAAGCTGTAGATGCAATAAACAATGCATTTGATCAGTGTAGAGTTAGAGTTCCATTACAAGTGACATCACTCCCAACTACTTTTGTTTATAATTCACTTGTAAGTTCGGATCCTATTTTTACCGTTTATCCAGTTCCGTTTAGAGATCAGTTGACTATTAGATATCAATTTGACTATATTTCAAAAGCTAAAATTGATATTTATAATTCAACAGGAACTTTATTAATGTCACAAGATGATAATGATGCGTATTTTAATAAAGAAGTTACAATTACACCAAAATTCAGTGTTGGTGAAGCACAATTGTACTTTGTTAAAGTAACGACTGATAGAGGTCAAAGTGTTTTAAAAGTTATTTCAGAGAAATAG